The Malus domestica chromosome 08, GDT2T_hap1 genomic interval GGATGAGGCAAATAAACTTGTaattttgataaaaattaaaatttatacattgacatgcatcaattctcttgtttggattcataacaTAGAActttagaatttccgcgtggAAAACAAACTTGGAATTTTGGACCTCCAAttctcaagtttaaattccatataaataggtatcatttcccaatttctatgatgagaatttaaaaataacaaattttgtattcaatttcattgttttttttagGTTAATCAAACAAGACAATttacaaattctaaaaaataaaatcttatcatttcaatttccgtcattttaaaattccttagtaattttaaattttttcatccaaacatagtgttagttTTTTCTTCTGCAATATAAATATAAACTAGGGGTCGGTATTTGGGATGGAAAATTGAAACTGAACCGAGATTATACTAGACGGCATCGAACGATTCAACTTTTCGgttttgaaaatagtttcagTTTGAAATCGCACCAATAGCTAAAATAACAGTTTGGTTTCGATTCCTGTTATTTGGAAATGAAACGAAATGGAACTGAACCCTATTATAAagaaatatttaatttaattagcaAGTTAGGTGTTGGGTAATTGTtattttgacacaccccgacctaaatcaaggcatgctggccgtcatgtgaaggtgacgtagccatgtgcacagtgtggaAGTGATAAGGATATAAAAATGtgagtaaataaaaaccaagcTAACTAATTTAAACTAGACGAATAAATAGGTGCGAGCGACGAGATTTAAATGTAAACACAcacaatcagagcataggtAGCCTAAGTGCAATCCAGCAggacaaatactaattatacaataccagaGGGATGGTTCTACATTAGATACCGTCTGTTAGAACCGTTGTAGACTCCTCGCAAGCCACGAACAAGAACGCTTCTACCtagaacctggaagggcgcaaaacaaaaagtgtgagtgggcaaaaacaaatattttcaaaaccatttcaatcATCAAAGATAGTAACCCCTCGCCATAAgacctgtataatttcctagaaaatagAATACATACGTATATCGAAACCACACTTGAAATAGTCAAATCCACGTGTATACCATGTCAAATATCTCAACATAATGAGGTAAGTAAATCAGGTGAAGTAATTCAATGAAAAGTAATATgccagccggatccacctaaggtggcatgtacggctgaatctatagctcatcaaatatgcctgcacacgagtcggaaccacctaaaatggtctatacgacaggactgggtgtaaataaatatgctcaagtgctacgatcatgtgaagactgtgcgaataatcgtgaatcacctacgagtcagaaccacctatagtggtatgAACGATAGGactgtgcaccaaacttggatccaaggtgagcgtgcggtgccggaggtgaacatcacgttaAAGACTGTGCCCTGGCTATGTGCAGGAGCACTAACacaggggtgcaggtttatgagctctaaatgcatcaaTGTAATCATAATCATATAACTCACATCCACCATCTATAAACTCACCTGGAACTTACCTGAGCATCGTCTGTAGCACCAACAATAATATATGCGACTACTAAATGCATATTCTAACTATAAAACATTTGGCATGGCATTCGAAACATAAaaccatttaaatattttttgggaaaaataccaagcatatatacatatatattaaaaactaaaagcccactcactggtatgtggTAGGGTTGTAACCCCCGAGCTTCACCTGActacgctcgtcctcaggaaacgtctcacctatatgtgaaacaactactTTAACATTATTTTAAGCACATGatcaaaactaggtaataacttctcatacgttgctcaattggggtatatgaatataccattgTGGCCTACTCAACCCCACGAAtatccctatatttttagaaaaaatttataAGTTCCTACTCGCCGCTCACGCACAGGCACATGCCTGGCACACTGACgaattccctaacggcgttatggaatattccattaaataatggaatataccGTGTAATTTACCTGAAGCAGTTatcatattccgtcaaagttgatggaatattccccttctccttccttggttcgccggaGTCCGGCGCCAGTCACCATTGCACTTGCCGATTTCTGGAAAAACTTCAAATCTTAGTATCTCactcatttcaacaccaaatttcatgaaatttgtaccaaaatgaagctctcaACAAGGAGAACATGATCTTACCACTTTGGAGTCCTAAAACCAATGGAATCTCGTCGAAAAATTTCGTGAAAACTGGCCAAACCTTCAACTCGAAGAACTCGAGTGtcctgacgtccaaaaccttccaaaatTTACCTAAGATCCTTATAAAGTTGCCTAGGACCTCTTTGAACCTTAGAACCTTGTGAAACCTTGGCGATCGTGTAGGAACAAGTTTGCTCCCCATCggaatttttgttttcttgggtttttgaccactaaacaagaaactaaaagtaTAGGCGAGTTTGTGAGGTTATGAGGAAGATGATGTGATGTCCTCAAGCTTGATCCATGAATGAAGAAGATAGTCGATGAATTGACCGTACAGGTTGTACAGATAGGTGAGAAAGatcaagaaagagagagaggtcaacgtgtgtgtatgtgggtaTGGTCCGGATTGGgcaacaaaattaaacccttgaGTTCCAATTGAGTTCCAATTGGCCCactaaaatcccaaaaattaggAAATGATGTAATTGGTACATTTACCTTAGCCCATAAACGCATTCACAACCCAACGCTCAAGGGTAAAACCATCATTTTCACACTTTCAGGAATAAAATACATTATAATTCGGGACAAGTTGTCACAACCTACCCCCTTTAAGAAAATTTCGTACCCGAAATTTCATACAATACTATACAAACCACTAATATTCGTAAAACAAGCGTGAATACATATCTCTCATACAATCTTCCGTTTCCCAAGTGACTTTCTCCACcgaatgatttctccataaaacTTTTACTAAACGCACGGTTTTATTCCTCAAaaccttatccttccaatctaAAATTGTCACCGACTCCTCGGCATAAGTCAAATCTagattaatttccaatggttgaTGAGGTATCACATGTGATGGATCTGAGACATAATGATGAAGCACATAAACATGAAAAAGCACTTTAGATAATTcaggaggcaactcaagcctataAGCGACTTCACCGACTCGCTTGGTGATTTGATATAGTCCGATGTATCTAGGACTTAACTTATCTTTCTTCCCGAATTGTACTACTCATTTCCACAATGATAGCTttagaaatacccaatcacctactTTATACACACTATCTGTGGCATGTTTATCCGCTAGACTCTTTTGATGATtctgggccgctttcaggttatatttaattacctgaatattaTGTGTAGTCTCATCTACAATCTCAGGCCCcaccaaaactctttcaccaacctctgaccagCATAGAGGAGTCCGACAAGACTTACCATAGAGTGCTTCAAAAGGTGACATATCAATGCTCGAATGGTAGCTATTATTGCAGGCGAATtccatcaaatctaaacgcTTATGCCAAGAATCGCCAAACTGCAATACTAAATATCTTAGCATATCCTCCAGCATTTGAATAGTCATctcagattgtccatctgtctgGGGATGATATGTCGTACTATAGAGTAACCTCGAACCAAGAGCCTCCTGAAATGCCACCCACAACTTAGTAGTGAACCTAGGATCTCGATCTGAAATAATACTAACCAGAACCCCGTGGTATTTAACAATCTCTTATATAAATCATTCAGCTAATCAGCTTAAAGAATATTTATCGCTTACTGGAATAAAGTGTGCTGATTTAGTAAGCCGATCCAcgatcacccaaattccatcATAACCTTTTCGTGTACGGTGAAGCTTGTACccgaaatccatagtaatatcttCTCATTTCCACtatggaacgggaagtggctgcattaaTCCAAATGGTTTTTTCCTCTCAACTTTAACCTGTTgacaaatggcacacctactcacatattcggcaatttctcttttcataccaggtcaataataaaatggtcgaatggtatgatacattttagtacttctgggatgcatcgcatatgccgatatatgtgcttcatcaagaATTTCTTTCTTGAATTCTGCATTATTTGGCACGTACATTCTATTCTCCTGTATAAGCATGCCATCCAATTCTCTAATTCTgagatctttctttttcccctgATTTCTTACTTGAATTAACTCATGAGTTTCCTCCTCATTCATCTGAGCCTCgagcacacgatcaattaaaattggtctAACCTGGAAACTAGCAATCAAAGCTTCTTTCCAATCTTCTACCCCTAACTTCACTCCAGTGGATCTCAAATATGCAAGCAGAGGGATACGACAAGCGTATAGAGCATTAATTCTACCTTGAGATTTTCTACTAAATGCGTCTGCCACCACATTTGCATGACCGGGGTGagactcaatcgtgcaatcataatcgctGAGTAACTCTATCCATCTTCTTTGTCGAAGATTAAGGTCCCTTTGGGTGAAaagatattgaagacttttATGATCCATAAAAATCATGCATTTTTCTTCAtagagataatgtctccaaatcttcaaggcaaaAACAATAGCtactaattcaagatcattaGTAGGATAATTCATTTCATGTGGTTTTAATTGTCGctaagcataagcaatcaccctaccatgctacatcaacacacatcctagaccattcaaggaagcatcactgCAAATCTCAAAGTTACCATTGTCATCTGGCAGAGCCAAAATAGGTGCATAAGTGAGACAATATTTTAACTGCTGGAAACTCTACTCACAATTATCGTCccactcaaatttaacatcCTTTTTAGTTAACCTCGTCAGTGGTAAtgcaatgactgaaaaatctttaaCAAACCATCTATAATAACCTGCTAGGCCAAGGAAACTTCGTACCTCAATAACGGTTCGTGGCTGTTTCCAATTCTCAACGACCGCTACCTTCTAAAGGTCCACCTGAATACCTTGAGTCGATATAACATGCccaaaaaatgccacttgatctagccaaaattggcatttgctaaacttagcatataattGATGCTCCCTCAAtctcttcaacaccaaagtgaGATATCGAGCATGCTTAGCTTTAGATTTAGAGTACACCAAAATATTGTCAATAAAGACAATGACAAACCTGTCTAAATACGACTCGATTCATCAAGCCCATAAAAGCTGCAGGCACATTAGTtagcccgaatggcatcacacgaaactcataatgaccataacgaGTCCTAAAAGTCGTCTTAGGAACATCCTCACTTTTGATCTTTAGTTGATAATAACCAAACcttaaatcaatcttagaaaacatACAGACGCCTTGAAActaatcaaataaatcatctatacgcgacaatggataacggtttttaatcatTACCCGATTCAACTGCCGATGATCAATGCATAGCCTCAAAGTCCCGTCTTTCTTTCgtacaaataaaactggagATCCCCAAagtgaagtactaggctgaataaaaccctTATCAACTAATTCCTGTAACTGGattttcaattccctcaattcagtGGGAGCTATTCAATAAGAAGTTAAAGATATATAATTTGTACCTGTAAgtaaatcaatagtgaactccaCACCTCGGTCTGGTGGTAATTTAGgtaaatcatcaaggaataCGTCAGGAAAATGTCTGACTACTCGTACATCATCCACACTACTAGGAGTATTGTCATTTAAtaccacatgagccaaatatccctaaCAACCTTTCTTTAACAACCTTTTAGCCCTCACGGCAAAGATGACGTCGTGCCTCACTCCACTACACTCGTCCACAAATGTAACCATAGGTACTCCTGGACGATGAAAAGTGACTGTCTTCCCGtagcaatctatcttggcacgattgtAATGTAACCAATCTGTGCCCAAAataacatcaaaatcaacaatatctaaTGGAATAAAGTTAGTTGGCATAACA includes:
- the LOC139198104 gene encoding uncharacterized protein; translation: MATTTPCAIYQEFYEILLRVEDSENMPSDSEEEEEKDGNMKKSNNNRDKGQLSQGPRKTQSFKRSGARSSSSNEGLSSTGQMRCGRFSRGSRFQRQKDSGSTCAPLCRRCNNRNFGECRRGSSGCYTYGQMGHRAIQCPQNQQRPQPSSLSPPVPIQQVPRPSSFTQMSYGGAYHYQGDIAPYYRGPPYSAGGSQWHPGGQSQHMEVAFSSAGLLRQPNQPGQGRGNQACRGCAGRQQTHGRIHHITLQDAQNNPDLIMDWLHYNRAKIDCYGKTVTFHRPGVPMVTFVDECSGVRHDVIFAVRAKRLLKKAPTELRELKIQLQELVDKGFIQPSTSLWGSPVLFVRKKDGTLRLCIDHRQLNRIKSEDVPKTTFRTRYGHYEFRVMPFGLTNVPAAFMGLMNRVVFRQIWRHYLYEEKCMIFMDHKSLQYLFTQRDLNLRQRRWIELLSDYDCTIESHPGHANVVADAFSRKSQGRINALYACRIPLLAYLRSTGVKLGVEDWKEALIASFQVRPILIDRVLEAQMNEEETHELIQVRNQGKKKDLRIRELDGMLIQENRMYVPNNAEFKKEILDEAHISAYAMHPRNRDPRFTTKLWVAFQEALGSRLLYSTTYHPQTDGQSEMTIQMLEDMLRYLVLQFGDSWHKRLDLMEFACNNSYHSSIDMSPFEALYVQFGKKDKLSPRYIGLYQITKRVGEVAYRLELPPELSKVLFHVYVLHHYVSDPSHVIPHQPLEINLDLTYAEESVTILDWKDKVLRNKTVRLVKVLWRNHSVEKVTWETEDCMRDMYSRLFYEY